The sequence AACTTTTTCTATAGTAGTAGCAGTAGTTATATTTGGTGGGAAAATTTTTAATTGGCCTCCTAAATATGGTATAATAATAGGTATAGCCTTTATTATATTTATCATATTTGGAAGTGTTTATACTAAAGGAGGAGATAAATGTGACCGATAATGTTATTAAAGTATTGATTGTAGATGACTCTGGGTTTATGAGAATGGTTTTAAAAGATATAATTGAAAAACAACCTGACATGAAAATAGTAGGAATAGCCAAAACAGGACTTGAAGGTGTAGAAAAAGCAATTGAGTTAAAACCAAACGTCATAACAATGGATGTAGAAATGCCTGAATTAAATGGACTTGAAGCAGTAAAATTAATAATGAAAAAGTCCCCAACACCCATTATTATGGTTAGCAGTTTAACTTCTAAAGATTCTGAAATTACTCTTGAGGCATTAGAAAATGGAGCGGTTGATTTTATTCAAAAACCAGCAGGAAGTGTTTCATTTACATTTAGGTCTATTGCAGATGAATTATTAGAAAAAATTAGAAATGCTGCAAAAATTGATCCGAAAAATTTAATTAGAAAAGCATTACCAGTTAAAAAACCTAAAATAAGTGCTGCATTGAGAGGTCAAAAAATTGTATTAATTGCTTCATCTACAGGAGGGCCAAGATCATTAGATACAATAATACCTAATTTACCAAAAGGTATTAATGTTCCAGTGGTAGTTGTACAACATATGCCTCCAGGATTTACTAAATCATTAGCAAATAGATTAGATAAAATATCGGAGTT is a genomic window of Marinitoga sp. 38H-ov containing:
- a CDS encoding chemotaxis response regulator protein-glutamate methylesterase produces the protein MTDNVIKVLIVDDSGFMRMVLKDIIEKQPDMKIVGIAKTGLEGVEKAIELKPNVITMDVEMPELNGLEAVKLIMKKSPTPIIMVSSLTSKDSEITLEALENGAVDFIQKPAGSVSFTFRSIADELLEKIRNAAKIDPKNLIRKALPVKKPKISAALRGQKIVLIASSTGGPRSLDTIIPNLPKGINVPVVVVQHMPPGFTKSLANRLDKISELTVKEAEDNEELKPDTVYIAPGSFHLGLKANGNKVYTYLDSSDKINNVRPAADFTFDKAAEIYKSNIVAAVLTGMGKDGAKGAFKIKHYGGKIIAESKDTCVVYGMPKAVVEEGYADFVLPNYEIAEKIVELL